DNA from Sorangium aterium:
CACGCTCATCATCTGGGGGATCTGGGGCGAGCTGCGCAGGAGGAGCTTCGAGGTCGCCTCGCAGATATCGGCGCAGTCCTGGAGCATCCGCATGTGCGTGGCGCTCACGTGAGAGCCTCCCATCTCGAGGCAATACTGAGCCGCGTGCGTGCAGATCGAGCTACAATCCTGGGTGAACCGGGCCACCTCCCGGAACGATCTGTCCCCCGGAAACTTGATCATGAGAACCCCCCTTGATCCAACCGGCCGCCCCTCGCCGCGAGGGAGCCTCGCGACAAGGCGGCAACTTCGGTATCTGGAGGGTGCATGGATTCGATGGCTTTCGCATGTCGGGCCATCCCGTAAATGGGCCTCGGAACAGCGACCGACGCCGAGACCGCCGTGCCCTCGAGCGCGCCTCGCGAACAGCCGGGACGCCGCGAGACATGCGCGAACGCCCCGCCCGAACCGCTGGTCCCGCCCTGGTCGCTCCCTCCGCGCAACGCGGCGACACAACGTGGCTCTACTGCGGGAAGTTGCCCCGGCTCGGCAGAAAAACCGCCAAGCCGCCAAAGACGCCAAGGGGAGAGGGGGAAGGGGGCCGTCCGGGCATCCCCCTATTCCCCGGTTCTCTTGGCGCCCTTGGCGGCTTGGCGGTTCGCTTCCCCGGCCGACTTGCCGCAGTAGAGCTTAGCACCCAGGCGCGCGGCAGATACCCATCTTCAGGCGCGCGATCTCCTGGAGCTCCTCGGCGATCTCGAGCGTGCGCATCGCGGCGGCGCGCGCGAGCGCCTGGGACTCCTCGGTGACCGCGAGGCGCGCGAGGAGCCGCCGGCCCATCTCGTGGTGATGGCCCTCGTCCGGCTGGATGACGTCGCGGTAGAGGCGCGCTGTCTCGGCGTCGCCTTGCGACTCGCAGTAGTCGATGAACGCCTGGTTGTGCACCTTCGCGAGCGCCTCGCGTGTGAACTGGCCCGCTGCGACGCGCTCGACCGTGGAGCCGAGCCCCTTCAAGTACCCGAACATCGGCGTGGGAGGCCCGAACTTCGCCGGGATCGCCGCGGGGTCGACGCCGAGCGCGCGGAGGCGCTCGGCGATGAGCCGGTAATGCCTCGCCTCGTCGCCGCACTGGCGGGCGAGGGCGAGCTTCACCTCCACGTCGGTCTCGGTGGTGAGCCAGAGCGCAGCCTCCTCGGTCGCCTCGAGCTCCTTCTTGAGCGCGGTCGCGAGCAGCGCCGGGATGCCGACGCCGCTCGCCGGCTCCGCCGCGCGGGCCACGGCGCCGATGTGGGCGAGGCGCTCACCGACCTTGCGGTCGAGCTCGTCGAGGAATTCCTCTGGTTTCATGCGGGGCATGATGGGCGCGCCCCGCGCGGCGGGTCAATAGGCCGCGCTTCCGGCGGCCAGGTGGGTGTACCCTCCTCGAATGGCCTGGTGCTTCCTGCCGCCGTGGATCGATCTCGAGTCGGTCTCGATCTCGTTCGAGCTTCCCGCGCGCACCGTCCTGAAGCGCACCGGCGTGGCCGCGCTCGCCACGTCGAGCGCGACGGCGCTCCGCCTGACGCTCGCGCCGGCGCTCCTGCGGATCACCTTCGAGCCGTACCTCGTCATCGACCTGCCGCCGCCGCTCGGTGACATGGGGCTCCAGCAGATCGAGTACGACTTCCGTTCAGGCGCGATGACGCCCAACGTCTTTTACACGGGAGGGCTCGTCCGGGTCGGAAAGGGATCGGCGGAGGACGAGGCGCGCGCCTTCATGCGCGGACTCGTCACGTCGACGCCCATGGCCATGCCCCCGTACGACCCCACGAGCGATCCCGATCTCGTCGTGACGGTGCGTCAGGCGCTCTCGAACCTCGAGGCCGGCAGCAGTACGGCCGTGCGGGGCGCCCGCCTGTCCGCGCGGCTGACGCTGCGCCAGGAGCTCGCTGGCGGGGTGGGCTCGGACGGGTTCCGCATTCCGACCGGCGCGACCGTCGCGGCCAGCGTCGATATCGAGGGCACCCGGCAGGAGATCGAGACGGCGCCGCGCGTGCAGCGCATCGAGGTCGACTGTTCGTCGGCGGTGCTCCAGAAGGGGGGAGTCGACCAGGCCGATGTCCGTCGCTTCATCGTGAAGCGCGGCGGAGAGATCGCCGTCGAGCGGGTCGAGCCGCTCGGCGCGGCGCGCCAGGCCGCGGGCGCCGAGTCGCTCGTGCGCCTGTTCAGCGCCCTGGTCGCGGGCGGCGGCGTCGCGCTCGACCCGCAGCGCCTCGGGCCGAGCGTCGTGGAAGGGCTCGTCAAGGAAGAGATCGCGCGCGCCCTGCGCCCCGCGCTCGTCGGCTGGGTGCGGCAGAACGCCGACGTCGTCGTGGGGATGGACCTGCGGCAGGTGCTCGGGATACCGGCGGAGGGAGGCGACGTGGCATGAGGGGCGGCGCGGGCGTTCGCGACGCGCGCTCCGTGCTTCTCCAGGCGCCGAGCGCCCGAGGGGTGTTATAAGCTACGGAATGCGACTCTCCGCGATCCACATCTATCCCGTCAAAGGCTGCCGGGGCCTCACGCTCGACGCGTCCGCCGTCGACGCGCTCGGCCTCGCCGGCGATCGGCGGTTCATGATCGTCGACCCCGAGGGAAAGCCCCTCACGCAGCGCCCGCTGCCGCGCATGGCGCTCATCGAGACGCAGCTCTCCGAGAGCGCGCTCACGCTCGGCTTCGCCGGCCGGCCGCCGATCTCGGTGCCGCGCAGGGCCGAGGGCGCGCGCCTGCTCACGGTCGAGGTCTGGAGCAGCAGCGGCCTCCTGGCCGAGGATTGCGGTGACGAAGCCGCCGCGTGGCTCAGCGGCGTCCTGGATCACCCGGCGCGGCTCGTCCGCATCGGCGAGGCGTTCCGGCGGCCCGTCCTCAAGGCCTCGGTGGCAGGCACGGAAGACGTCGTGTCGTTCGCCGACGAGTTCCCGCTGCTCGTGATCTCCGAGGCCTCCCTCGCCGATCTGAACGCTCACCTCGAGGGCCGGGGCGCCGCGCCGTTGCCGATGGATCGCTTCCGGCCCAACCTCGTCGTGAGCGGCTGCGCTGCCTTCGACGAGGACCTGTGGAGCCGCGTCCGCATCGGAGACCTCGTGCTCCGCGCCGGCGGCCCGTGCGGCCGCTGCGTCGTCACCACGACCGACCAGCGCACCGCAGAGCGCGGCCCGGAGCCGCTCCGCACGCTGGCCAGCTACCGGCGCGATGCGCAGAGGCCCGGCGAGGTGAACTTCGGACAGAACTACATCCAGGAGACGAAATCCGGCACATTGCGCGTGGGGGACGAGGTGACGGTCGTGTGACCGAGCACCCGATCTGCTCCTGCGTGGCGGCTCCTCGGGTGTCGCGGCGGCTCATGGGAGAGAATGCGGCGGGCCAGCCTGCGCGGCTCGGATCGCGGCGCGGTCGTGATACAAAGGGCCGATGAGAAAGCACGCGCTTCGTTCATGGATCGTCTCGCTCGCCGTCGTGACCTTGCTCTCGTTCGTGTCGCTCGGCAGCGCCTACGCGGGAGAGGCGGAGAAGAAGCTCGCCCTGGAGCTCACGCACCTCGTCATGCCGAAGGACGTCTACAACGCGCTCCTCGATCAGCTGATGACCAACATGAGTGCCTCGATGCAGCAAGCGGGCGCGAAGGTCTCGACCAAGGAGGCCAGCAAGCTGAAGGCGGTGGTCGCCGAGGTGCTGCCGTACGACGAGCTCGTCCAGTGGAACGTCGATATCTACGCGGGGAAGTTCACCGCCGATGAGCTGAAGGAGCTCATCAAGTTCTACGGCACGCCGGTCGGAAAGAAGGCCGCGAAGCTCCTCCCGGAGATCAGCGGCGAGGTGGGGAAGAAGGTCGGGACGGTCATCGTCCAGCGGATGCCCGCGGCGATGAAGAAGGCCGGGATCCAGTAGAGGGCGCGACGCTCGGCGGTGCGCTCTGCGCGCTACCGCCTCTCGGCCAGGAAGCCGGCGACGGCGTCGAGCAGCGCCCGCGGCTCGTCAGCGCGCACCCAGTGGCTGCTGCGCTCGAAGATACGTAGATCCGCGCCCGGGATGAGCCGCGCGATCTCCTCCGAGAGATCGGGTGGGCAGATCCAGTCGTGTCGGCCGGCGATGACGAGCGTGGGCACGGCGATCTCGGGGAGGCGCGGCGTGAAATCGAATCTCCGCATGAACCTCTCCAGGCCGACGTTCCACGCGTCGACGCTGTAGATGGTGCGCGCGCCGGCCTCGTTCGCCTTCTGCGGATCGAAGGTGGTCGAGTAGAGCGGCCCCAGGATCTGGAGGAGCTCGGCGAACTGCGCGTCGCCCTCGATCTCGCCGGCCCAGAGGCGTTCGCACGCCGCTCTCTGCTGCTCGGTGCCGCGCTCCGCGACGATCCGCTTGGCCCGGTCGATGAGGCGATGGCTGGCTGCCGTGGCCACCAGGATGAGATGAGAGATGTTGCGCTGGTATTCGAGCGCATAGGCCATGGCCACCATGCCGCCATAGGAGGTGCCCATCACGACGATACGATCGAGGCCGAGGTGCAGGCGGAGCGCCTCCATGTCCTCGACGTTGTTCTCGAGGGTATACGTCTCCTTCGGCCCGCGCGCGGAGCGGCCCTGTCCGCGATGATCGAAGTAGACGAGCTGCGCCTGATCGGCGAGCGGCGTCATCCCGCCCTTGTGCGAGGCGTGATCTGCGCCAGGTCCGCCGTGTACGACGAACATCACCGGCTTCTCGCGCATCCGCGGGCCGTCGGGGACGAGGCCCATGCCCTCGATGTCGAAGTAGAGCTCGGTGCCTCGGATCCTGGCGCGCACGGCGTCAGGGTATCCGATCGGCGGGGCGCGGTGGCGCGGGCGGGAGGTGCGTGGGGAGTAGCAGTGGAGGCGCAGCTTGTTGCCGGGGCAGCAGGGGCCGCCAGGGCGCTGTCGCGGCTGGTCGCTGTCAGGCGACGCCGTGTCGGGCCAGCCAGTCGAGCTGGCGCTGCCAGGCGTCGGCGGCGGCTTCCGGCCGGTAGCTCGGCCGGTAGTCGGCGTAGAAGGCGTGCGGGACGTCCGGGTAGACCTGGATCTCGGAGTGCGCGGCGCCGGGCGCGCTGCCGGCCTCGGAGGCGGCACGGAGCGCCTCCTGCAGCGCGGTGACCGTCGGGAGGGGGATGCCCTGGTCCTGTCCGGCGTAGAGGCCCAGCACGGGCACCTGCAGCGCGCCCGCCACGTCGATGGGGTGCCTGGGCTGGGCCTCGGTCCGATCGCCGGTCAGGCGTCCGTACCAGGCCACTGCCGCCTTGAGCGCCGGGTTGTGCGCGGCGTACAGCCACGTGATGCGCCCGCCCCAGCAGAAGCCGACCGCGGCCACCTTGCGGACGTCGGCCTTTCCGGAGGCTTGGGCGAAGGCCACGCTGGCGTCGAGGTCGGAGAGGACCTGCCGGTCGGGTACGCGGCCCGCCAGAGCGCGGAACTCATCGACGGTGTGGAGGTGGCTCGGATCGCCTTGCCGAACGAACAGATCCGGGGCGAGGGCGTAGTAGCCGCGGTGTGCGAGGCGGCGGACCACGTCGCGGATGTGCTCGTGGACGCCGAAGATTTCCTGGATCACCAGCACCAGAGGAAAGGGGCCACCGGAGGCGGGGTGGGCGCGGTAGCCGGGGAGGTCACCCGCGGGCGCGGGAAGGGTGATCGCGCCTGCGATGAGTCCGGCGTCGTCGGTGTGGATGGGCTTCGGAGCGTTGCTCTCGGCGATGGGCGTGGAGGCGGTCATGGCGGGCGCCCAGCAGCCTCCGTGCCATGGGCGCGACCGACCCGACCCGGGTTGGGGAGCCGACCCAGGTTGAGGAGCCGACCCGGGTTGAGGAGCCGACCCAGGTTGAGGTGCCGACCCAGGTTGAGGAGCCGACCCAGGTTGAGGTGCCGGCGGTGGAGCCGCAGCTACCCCGCCGCGCGCACACCCTCGCCGGCGACTGCCTGCGGCCGCCACTGCGCGACGTTGCCGGTGCGCTCGGCGAAGAATTCCCGCGTGCGCCGCCACGAGAGCTGCGCCGCGTCGGCGTGGTACGCCGGCCGCGTCTCGTTGAAGAACCCGTGGCGCGTCCCAGGGTACACGAACGAGATCAGCTCTCGCCCCGCAGCCCTGAACGCCTCCCCCACCGCTGGCGCCCTCGGGGTGATCGCCGGATCGTCCTCCGCATAATGCACCTGCAGCGGAAATCGCACGTTCCTCACCTGCTCCAGGGCCGGCGCCTGCCCATAGAACACAGCGCCCGCCGCGAGCTCCACGCCTGCGACCGCGAGCTGCCCCACGAGCCCGCCGCCCAGCGAGAACCCGACGGCGGCGACGCCCCCCGACCGCACGTCCGACCGGCCGACGAGGTGCGCCGCCGCCGCCCTCGCGTCGGACAGGTAGGTCGACGTGTCGCGGCTACCGAACCAGGCGAACACCTTCTTCAGCCGCTCCTGTTCGTCCGCCGGCAACCGCGCGACCACCTCGTCGCGGTCGGCGGCGCGCAGCAGGCTCACCCCCCGGGCCACCTCCGCCTCGGTGAAGGTCCGGTGCGTCGTGTCGTGCGAATACAGGTTCGGCGCAAACGCGATGTACCCTTCCTGCGCGAAGCGCCTCGCCAGCTCGATCGTATGGACCGTGAGCCCCAGCCCCTCGTGGAGGATCAGCACCGCCGGCGCCGGCGAGCGCCCGCCCGACGCCGGGCGGACCTGCACCGCCTCCACCGGCCCGTGGGGCCCCTCGAACGACGTCCTCTCGACGCCTGTGCTCGCGGCGCTCATGCCTGCACCTCCGCCTCGGCCGCCTTGTCCTTGCGGGCGGGCTTCAGCTTGCTCGGGGGCCGCTTGCCGAATGGCTCCCCGGCCACGATCTCGGAGCGGACCCCGTCGACCCCCACCGGGATATCTCCGGTCAGCGTCACCCGGTAGAGGACGCGCTCGACGTCGAGGTGCCCGAGGTCCTGCGGCCCCAGGTGCGCCGTGGCTCGGTTGTCCCAGAATGCAATGCTGCCGGGCTCCCACCGGAACCGCACCGTGTAGGTCGGGCGGCTGATCTGCTCGAAGAGCAGATCGAGGATCGCGCTGCTCTCGCGCGGCGACAGCCCGACGATGTGGCTGGTGAATCCAGGGCTGACGAACAGCGCCCGCTCGCCGGTCTCGGGGTGGACGCGCACCACGGGGTGGATCGAGATCAGCGGGTTCTCGCGCACCTTGCGCAGGTACGGGCTGTCCTGGTCCTGCGGCGCGAACCGCAGCCCGAAGCGGTGCTCCGCGCGCAGGCCGTCGACGAGCGCGCGCAGCGGCGCGGACAGCCCCTCGTAGGCTGCCACGAGGTTCGTCCAGGTCGTGTCGCCGCCGTACGGCGGCAGGATGTGCGCCCGCAGGATCGACGCCGCCGGCGGGTTCACGGCCGCGGTGACGTCGGTATGCCAGCGGTTCTCGTAGCTGAAGCGCCTGCCGTACCGGCGATCGTAGCGGCGGCTGTCGATGGCGAGGATCTCCGGGTGCTCGTCGAACGGCTCGTCCTCGTGCGGATGGGCATAGGTCACCTCGCCGAAGCGCGCCGCGAAGGCGATCTGCTCGGCGTGCCCGAGCGGCTGGTTCCGGAAGAAGACGACCTTCCACTTCAGCAGCGCCGCGCGGATGGCCGCCACGGAGTCGTCGGGCAGCGGCTTCGAGATGTCGGCGCCGTGGATCTCGGCGCCGATGTGCCCTGCGAGCGGCTTTACCTGGATGGCTTGATCGGATGCTCTCTGGCTCATAGGTCTCCTCCGCGTGGTCCCCCCGCCACGTCCTTGCTGGCGGTCGGTATGCGGGCGCCGTGCCAGGATGCGAGCGGCGGCGTGCGCGTGGGGACACACGGTGCGGGGCGCGCGTGCGGAAGTCCCCAGAACGTCTCCAGCGGGGGCCTAGTGACGTCGCCGCCCACGGCGAGCGCGTCGAACACCTTCGTCCTCTCCGCGATATCGCCGAGGTGCAAGCAGACCTCGGTGTCGCTCCCCTTCGCGGCCGGCGTGCCGGGCATCGTGTCGATGACGATGATGACGCCAGGACCGATGTGCAGCGTGGCGTGGAGGATCCGGTCCTTGCTCTCGGGAGATGGGTTGTCGCCCGACACATCGCCGAAGCGCATCACGCCCTCACACTTCGCCCCGAGCGCTCTTGTAGAGCGTGATGGCCTTCTCGGCGGTTCCGCCGAACATCAGACAGGGCTCCATGCGCTTGAACGACATGGGTGTGCCCCCGTACGGCCCAGGAGCGAGCGGCGTCGCTCCGGGAGCGATTTCAATGCGTCGACGCTTTGAGGAGCTCCAGAACATCCGTCGTCGCGGAGCCGGCGCGGCTGACGAGCGGGAGGGGCGTCCCGGAGGCGTCAGTCCACTTCGGCGCGGAGATGGGGGACGCGCGAGCGGCTCGTGCAAACGGCGCGACGTCATTCGTTTCCCTGCGGCGCCACCACGATCTCCGTCCGCAGCCGGACGCCGCGCGCGCCCTCGGCGGTGCCCCTGAGCGGCGCGACGTCATCGTAGTCGCGTCCGTAGCCCAGCACGATGTGCCCTGGCGCGCCCAGGCGCCCGAGCGTCGGATCGAGGTCGTGCCAGCCGCCCGACGGCAACCACACCGACGCCCACGCGTGCGAGGCGCGCGCCGGCGCCGAGGCGGAGCCGGTCACGTAGCCGCTCGCATAACGCGCCGCGAGGCCCATCGATCGCAAGCACGCCACGGCGAGGTGCGCGAAGTCCTGGCAGACGCCGCGCCGGAGCTCGCAGAAGACGGCGATGCCGGTGTCCGCGGTGGTGACGCCCGGGGTGAAGGTGAAATCCCGTCGGATCTGGTCGACCAGCCCCTCCAGCGCTCCGCCGAGCGGGAGGCCTTCCCGGAAGCTCCCCCGCGCGTAGTCCGCCATCGCGCCGCTCCGCGGCGCCCGCGCCGTGCCCTCCACGAGCGCGCGAAGCGCCGGGTCCTCCGCCGCGGCGGCCGCCGTGCGCGCCGCCACGGCCCGCCAGTCGTCCCCGAGATCGTCGGCGCCGCCCGCGGCCTCCTCGCAGAGGCGCACCACGCTGAGGGCCGTGACGTCGATCGCGCCGAAGCTCCCGCAGATATCTATCCGCGCGCGGCGATTGCCGAAGGCGTCCTCCTCGACCCGCCTCGAGCGCGGCGGCGGCCGCACCACGAGCTGGTGGAACTCGACCGCTTGATGCGGCAGCGCGCGCGGGGTGAGGTGCGCCTCCAGCCGGCACGCGACAGCGCCGTCGGCCCCGAGCTCGTACCGGCTGCGGTGAACCACGCGGTAACGACGCGCCGCCACGTGGACCCTCTCCGCCAGCCGCGCGGCCCTTCAGCCGCTCACCATCACCTTCGCCTGCGACGGCGCGACCTGCACGCCCATGGGCATGTTCGGGCTCTTGCCGTTCTGCGCCACCGCGCACGCGTGGAACACGACCGGATTGCCCTCGGCCTTCACCTTCGCCGAGAAGCTGCGGAACATCGCCTCGCCTTTGATCTTGCCGCTCACGACGCCGCCGGCAGCTCCCGCCTCGTCGCCGGTCGACATCGGGATCTCGCTCTGCTTCGTGAGCACCGGCTTGCCCTCCACCAGCACCTTCAGGGCGCAGGTGCTCGGGAGCGCCTGGTTGCACATCGCCACGTTCGGGTACGGCAGCGGCACCGGCGGACCGGGCGGCGCAGGGGTCTTGCACGTGTCCGGCATGGCCTGGCAGATCCCGGCCTGCGTCGTTGTTACAGGGAACATCGCCGCGCCCTCCTACCCCAGGTTGATCCGCTGGCCATCGATGCTCACGTCCTCGCGCGCGTCCACCGATACCTCGCGCCCGCGCAGCTCGATCACGTCCTCGACCAGCGCGCGCACCCGCCCGGCGCGGAGCTGGTGCAGCTCGCGCACCTCCTGGAAGAGATCCCCCGCCCGCGCGATCACCCGCCCGGCGATCGACTCGATCTTGCCCACGGTGGTGTGCGCCCGCTCCAGCACGGCGGTGAGCGCCCGCCCCTCATAGCGCGCCTCGGCGATGCGGACGTCGCCCCGCTCGGCGACGGCGGCGAGCGCCTCCCCGGCCACGGTGACGCGCCCGGGCGCGACCTGCACCGTCGCGCCGCGCTCGCCGGCGCGCGCGCTCAGGGTCGCGCCGCTCCGGCTCGCGATCGCGACCTCGCCGGCCGCCCAGCAGCGGATGGCGCCGCCCGCCACGAGATCGATGTCGCCCCCGGGCGCCGCGAGCGAGAGGCCGCCCGCCGCGACGAGGCTGCCCCGACCGGTCTCCGCGTCGTACTCGAAGAGCAGCCGGCCGGCCCGGTCGTGCACCGCGACGACCTCGTGGCCGTCGCGCTCGACGATCGACGCCGAGGCGCCCCCGCTCGCCACGATGCGCAGCGGGCGCTCCGCTGACTGCGCGCGCGGCGCGCCGTCGCGGAGCCCCTCGGGGCGCGCGTCGGAGGGCGGGGGCTCGACGGGGAGAGCAGGGAGGGCGGCGGTGGGCATGGCGGTGGTCCTCGGGTCGTGGCTTCGCGGCCGTCGTCGGCCGTTCATAACAGCGTGGGCGGGCGCCAGTCCTCGGCGCGGGCACGCTCCGGATCGGTCTCGCGGGCGCCCTCGCGCTTCGCGCCGTCCCAGCGCGCGCGCGCGGTGGTCGCCCGGTGCAGGTTCATCCCGCGGCAGTCGGCGCCCGACAGATCGGCGCCCGACAGGTCGGCGTGCGACAGGTCCGCGCCGACGAGCGAGGCGCCCTCGAGCCGCGCGCCGCTCAGATCCGCCTTGCGCGCCATCGCCTCGTCGAGCCGCGCGCCGCCGAGATCGGCGCGCGCGAGCGCGGCGCCGTCGAGGCACGCCCGGGAGAGATCGGCGCCGGCGAGCCGCGCGCCCCGGAGGCTGGCGCCGGTCAGGTTCGCGACCCCGAGGCGCGCCGAGGCGAGCGAGGCGCCGCCCAGCTCGGCGCCGGCCAGGCTCGCTTGCGCCAGATCGGCCCCGTCCAGCCGCGCGTCCCGGAGGTCCGCGCGCGACAGGTCGCAGTCGCGGAGCTCCGCGCCCGAGAGATCCATCCCGCCGAGCTTCGCCCCGACGAGCGAGCTCCTCGCGAG
Protein-coding regions in this window:
- a CDS encoding transglutaminase family protein yields the protein MAARRYRVVHRSRYELGADGAVACRLEAHLTPRALPHQAVEFHQLVVRPPPRSRRVEEDAFGNRRARIDICGSFGAIDVTALSVVRLCEEAAGGADDLGDDWRAVAARTAAAAAEDPALRALVEGTARAPRSGAMADYARGSFREGLPLGGALEGLVDQIRRDFTFTPGVTTADTGIAVFCELRRGVCQDFAHLAVACLRSMGLAARYASGYVTGSASAPARASHAWASVWLPSGGWHDLDPTLGRLGAPGHIVLGYGRDYDDVAPLRGTAEGARGVRLRTEIVVAPQGNE
- a CDS encoding DUF4150 domain-containing protein, translating into MFPVTTTQAGICQAMPDTCKTPAPPGPPVPLPYPNVAMCNQALPSTCALKVLVEGKPVLTKQSEIPMSTGDEAGAAGGVVSGKIKGEAMFRSFSAKVKAEGNPVVFHACAVAQNGKSPNMPMGVQVAPSQAKVMVSG
- a CDS encoding alpha/beta fold hydrolase, which codes for MRARIRGTELYFDIEGMGLVPDGPRMREKPVMFVVHGGPGADHASHKGGMTPLADQAQLVYFDHRGQGRSARGPKETYTLENNVEDMEALRLHLGLDRIVVMGTSYGGMVAMAYALEYQRNISHLILVATAASHRLIDRAKRIVAERGTEQQRAACERLWAGEIEGDAQFAELLQILGPLYSTTFDPQKANEAGARTIYSVDAWNVGLERFMRRFDFTPRLPEIAVPTLVIAGRHDWICPPDLSEEIARLIPGADLRIFERSSHWVRADEPRALLDAVAGFLAERR
- a CDS encoding TauD/TfdA dioxygenase family protein produces the protein MSQRASDQAIQVKPLAGHIGAEIHGADISKPLPDDSVAAIRAALLKWKVVFFRNQPLGHAEQIAFAARFGEVTYAHPHEDEPFDEHPEILAIDSRRYDRRYGRRFSYENRWHTDVTAAVNPPAASILRAHILPPYGGDTTWTNLVAAYEGLSAPLRALVDGLRAEHRFGLRFAPQDQDSPYLRKVRENPLISIHPVVRVHPETGERALFVSPGFTSHIVGLSPRESSAILDLLFEQISRPTYTVRFRWEPGSIAFWDNRATAHLGPQDLGHLDVERVLYRVTLTGDIPVGVDGVRSEIVAGEPFGKRPPSKLKPARKDKAAEAEVQA
- a CDS encoding ferritin-like domain-containing protein; the protein is MKPEEFLDELDRKVGERLAHIGAVARAAEPASGVGIPALLATALKKELEATEEAALWLTTETDVEVKLALARQCGDEARHYRLIAERLRALGVDPAAIPAKFGPPTPMFGYLKGLGSTVERVAAGQFTREALAKVHNQAFIDYCESQGDAETARLYRDVIQPDEGHHHEMGRRLLARLAVTEESQALARAAAMRTLEIAEELQEIARLKMGICRAPGC
- a CDS encoding four-helix bundle copper-binding protein; this translates as MIKFPGDRSFREVARFTQDCSSICTHAAQYCLEMGGSHVSATHMRMLQDCADICEATSKLLLRSSPQIPQMMSVCASLCEQCAASCDKLTGDMQMKTCADECRRCAAACRQI
- a CDS encoding VOC family protein, producing MRFGDVSGDNPSPESKDRILHATLHIGPGVIIVIDTMPGTPAAKGSDTEVCLHLGDIAERTKVFDALAVGGDVTRPPLETFWGLPHARPAPCVPTRTPPLASWHGARIPTASKDVAGGPRGGDL
- a CDS encoding MOSC domain-containing protein; its protein translation is MRLSAIHIYPVKGCRGLTLDASAVDALGLAGDRRFMIVDPEGKPLTQRPLPRMALIETQLSESALTLGFAGRPPISVPRRAEGARLLTVEVWSSSGLLAEDCGDEAAAWLSGVLDHPARLVRIGEAFRRPVLKASVAGTEDVVSFADEFPLLVISEASLADLNAHLEGRGAAPLPMDRFRPNLVVSGCAAFDEDLWSRVRIGDLVLRAGGPCGRCVVTTTDQRTAERGPEPLRTLASYRRDAQRPGEVNFGQNYIQETKSGTLRVGDEVTVV
- a CDS encoding dienelactone hydrolase family protein, yielding MTASTPIAESNAPKPIHTDDAGLIAGAITLPAPAGDLPGYRAHPASGGPFPLVLVIQEIFGVHEHIRDVVRRLAHRGYYALAPDLFVRQGDPSHLHTVDEFRALAGRVPDRQVLSDLDASVAFAQASGKADVRKVAAVGFCWGGRITWLYAAHNPALKAAVAWYGRLTGDRTEAQPRHPIDVAGALQVPVLGLYAGQDQGIPLPTVTALQEALRAASEAGSAPGAAHSEIQVYPDVPHAFYADYRPSYRPEAAADAWQRQLDWLARHGVA
- a CDS encoding dienelactone hydrolase family protein, encoding MSAASTGVERTSFEGPHGPVEAVQVRPASGGRSPAPAVLILHEGLGLTVHTIELARRFAQEGYIAFAPNLYSHDTTHRTFTEAEVARGVSLLRAADRDEVVARLPADEQERLKKVFAWFGSRDTSTYLSDARAAAAHLVGRSDVRSGGVAAVGFSLGGGLVGQLAVAGVELAAGAVFYGQAPALEQVRNVRFPLQVHYAEDDPAITPRAPAVGEAFRAAGRELISFVYPGTRHGFFNETRPAYHADAAQLSWRRTREFFAERTGNVAQWRPQAVAGEGVRAAG
- a CDS encoding DUF2059 domain-containing protein — protein: MRKHALRSWIVSLAVVTLLSFVSLGSAYAGEAEKKLALELTHLVMPKDVYNALLDQLMTNMSASMQQAGAKVSTKEASKLKAVVAEVLPYDELVQWNVDIYAGKFTADELKELIKFYGTPVGKKAAKLLPEISGEVGKKVGTVIVQRMPAAMKKAGIQ
- a CDS encoding DUF3540 domain-containing protein, coding for MPTAALPALPVEPPPSDARPEGLRDGAPRAQSAERPLRIVASGGASASIVERDGHEVVAVHDRAGRLLFEYDAETGRGSLVAAGGLSLAAPGGDIDLVAGGAIRCWAAGEVAIASRSGATLSARAGERGATVQVAPGRVTVAGEALAAVAERGDVRIAEARYEGRALTAVLERAHTTVGKIESIAGRVIARAGDLFQEVRELHQLRAGRVRALVEDVIELRGREVSVDAREDVSIDGQRINLG